A genomic stretch from Schaalia odontolytica includes:
- a CDS encoding HAD family hydrolase has product MVRAAFFDLDKTILDTSSNVALSGPFIEAGLMNRRTAIASVFVHLPYLLAGADESRMEQMAEAMGRMGRGWNAAFLEATVEDALERTIQPVCYAQALARIEQHKRAGDVVVIASASVEQVVRPIAQMLGADEVLASRAEVDADGCFTGEVTHFNQAQGKADACEELARSRGWDLSECSAYSDSVSDAPLLRLVGHPYAVNPDRALREMAQREGWPTLTFTSTVRILPREVPTPAKVALPFIAGIAVGAAACALARR; this is encoded by the coding sequence ATGGTACGCGCGGCCTTTTTTGACCTGGATAAGACGATTCTCGACACGTCCTCGAACGTGGCCCTGTCCGGCCCGTTCATCGAGGCGGGCCTCATGAATCGGCGTACCGCCATTGCCTCAGTCTTCGTTCATCTGCCCTACCTGCTCGCGGGCGCGGACGAGTCGCGCATGGAACAGATGGCCGAGGCGATGGGCCGCATGGGGCGCGGCTGGAACGCCGCGTTCCTGGAAGCCACGGTCGAGGACGCCCTCGAACGCACGATTCAGCCCGTCTGCTACGCGCAGGCACTGGCCCGCATCGAGCAGCACAAGCGCGCGGGCGACGTCGTCGTCATCGCCTCAGCGTCGGTCGAGCAGGTCGTGCGACCGATCGCGCAGATGCTGGGAGCGGACGAGGTCCTCGCCTCGCGCGCAGAGGTCGACGCCGACGGTTGTTTCACGGGCGAGGTCACGCACTTCAATCAGGCTCAGGGCAAGGCGGACGCGTGTGAGGAGCTGGCTCGCTCGCGCGGCTGGGACCTGTCGGAGTGCTCGGCGTACTCGGATTCGGTGTCGGACGCGCCGCTCCTGCGCCTCGTCGGACATCCCTACGCGGTCAACCCGGACCGCGCCCTGCGCGAGATGGCTCAGCGCGAGGGCTGGCCCACCCTCACGTTTACATCCACGGTGCGCATCCTGCCCCGCGAGGTTCCCACTCCCGCAAAGGTCGCGTTGCCCTTCATCGCAGGCATCGCAGTGGGCGCGGCGGCCTGCGCGTTGGCGCGCCGCTAG
- a CDS encoding TadA family conjugal transfer-associated ATPase: MPSALRLLARGALPARAASDASRPGCGAREVSVSLEMMRARQRGMEPTLADLLDDPGVTDVLINGAQAWVDRGGGLVRVDAGIRDEAAARHAAIRLASACGARLDDASPVADGTLPGGVRLHAVLPPVSGSGTLISLRVLGTKRLSVADLVARGTLPGAIGPLLRTLVVSRANVLVSGATGSGKTTLLSAALSLVSSRERIVCIEEVSEVAPAHPHCVHLVERKPNVEGRGAVTLSDLVRAAMRMRPDRLVLGECRGIEVRDVLTALNTGHDGGWATIHANGAREVPARLAALGSLAGMGEGAVAAQAASALDAVLHMRRDADGHRWVSEVGVLTIGGGSLECIPALRATFDGRVTTHEAWDLLAGKVGL, translated from the coding sequence ATGCCTAGTGCCCTGAGGCTCCTCGCGCGCGGTGCGTTACCTGCCCGCGCTGCCTCCGACGCGTCGCGCCCCGGGTGCGGTGCCCGTGAGGTCTCCGTCTCGCTCGAGATGATGCGAGCACGCCAGAGGGGCATGGAGCCTACGCTCGCCGATCTCCTCGACGACCCGGGAGTCACCGACGTGCTCATCAATGGTGCCCAAGCGTGGGTCGACAGGGGAGGCGGACTCGTGCGCGTCGACGCCGGCATCCGCGACGAGGCAGCCGCCCGCCACGCCGCGATCCGTCTCGCGAGCGCCTGCGGGGCACGCCTCGATGATGCGAGCCCCGTCGCCGATGGAACCCTGCCCGGCGGCGTGCGCCTACACGCGGTTCTCCCTCCCGTCTCCGGGTCGGGGACACTCATCTCCCTGCGCGTGCTGGGGACCAAGCGCCTGTCGGTGGCGGACCTCGTCGCGCGCGGGACACTGCCCGGAGCGATCGGCCCGCTCCTGCGTACCCTCGTCGTCTCGCGGGCCAACGTCCTCGTCTCGGGAGCGACGGGAAGCGGCAAGACAACCCTCCTGAGCGCCGCCCTTTCCCTCGTTTCCTCCCGTGAGCGAATCGTGTGCATCGAAGAGGTTTCCGAGGTCGCGCCCGCGCACCCGCACTGCGTCCACCTCGTCGAACGAAAGCCAAATGTTGAAGGACGCGGCGCCGTCACCCTCTCCGACCTCGTGCGCGCGGCCATGCGCATGCGTCCCGACCGCCTGGTGCTTGGGGAGTGTCGCGGCATCGAAGTACGTGACGTTCTGACAGCCCTCAACACGGGGCACGACGGGGGATGGGCGACCATCCACGCGAATGGGGCGCGGGAGGTGCCCGCGCGGCTCGCGGCCCTCGGCTCGCTCGCAGGCATGGGGGAGGGAGCTGTCGCTGCCCAGGCTGCCAGCGCCCTCGACGCCGTCCTCCACATGCGGCGCGACGCCGATGGGCACCGATGGGTGTCCGAGGTTGGGGTGCTGACGATCGGGGGAGGATCCCTCGAATGCATTCCCGCGCTGCGTGCAACCTTTGACGGTCGAGTGACCACCCACGAGGCGTGGGACCTCCTGGCGGGGAAGGTCGGGCTATGA
- a CDS encoding type II secretion system F family protein, giving the protein MRWGVGWLDYSDGGNGAIGQITGRAAVYALSLCALILAFRALAVIVRGLRERRIVRAWMHQPGSSDLAADAWRRRLRRLAGQDNGARHRGRSATVPTTRELSLLIAEVATRLRSGAPTAQAWSASLVRIGVGCVQRDSDDYPPILDEWACEPPRRSIQMRARSPDAAASRSAAASISLACRFSNGLGAPLADILDAIGDSVDDAQAVEEARRVASAGPLMSGRVLAALPLVGIVSALALGASPWHFYTGSTVGRACALVGILAWAAGIVSSRRILARARRSGSDADAALACDLASAGLACGAAIPRVLDALASASTCEALSWTARALRLGAAWDEAWEETPVWTHPLRDALESSWTSGSAPETMLARSASWERRTRLTEAKTRAEELGVRLVGPLGVCFLPAFLALGIVPLLASLSGGIDM; this is encoded by the coding sequence ATGAGGTGGGGCGTCGGGTGGCTTGACTACAGTGACGGCGGGAACGGTGCGATTGGGCAGATCACCGGCCGCGCGGCCGTGTACGCGCTGTCGTTGTGTGCGCTGATCCTGGCTTTCCGCGCGCTCGCGGTTATCGTGCGCGGCCTGCGCGAGCGACGCATCGTGCGGGCGTGGATGCACCAGCCCGGCTCCTCCGACCTCGCCGCCGACGCGTGGAGGCGCAGACTCCGCCGCCTCGCGGGCCAGGACAATGGGGCGAGGCACCGTGGCCGCTCCGCCACAGTACCGACGACGCGCGAGCTCTCCCTCCTGATCGCTGAGGTGGCGACTCGGCTGCGCTCGGGGGCACCGACGGCACAAGCATGGTCGGCGTCCCTCGTACGCATAGGCGTCGGCTGCGTCCAGCGCGACAGCGACGACTACCCGCCGATCCTCGACGAATGGGCGTGCGAGCCGCCTCGCCGGAGCATCCAGATGCGCGCACGATCACCGGACGCAGCCGCCTCCAGGTCGGCTGCGGCATCCATCTCCTTGGCCTGCCGATTCAGCAACGGTCTCGGAGCGCCCCTGGCAGACATCCTGGACGCCATCGGGGACAGCGTGGATGATGCGCAAGCCGTCGAAGAGGCTCGCCGCGTTGCCTCCGCCGGTCCCCTCATGTCCGGGCGCGTCCTCGCCGCTCTTCCGCTGGTCGGCATCGTGTCGGCGCTCGCTCTGGGTGCGTCACCCTGGCATTTCTACACGGGTTCGACGGTCGGGAGGGCCTGCGCGCTGGTCGGAATACTCGCGTGGGCGGCCGGCATCGTCTCCTCCCGCAGGATCCTCGCGCGGGCCAGACGCTCCGGCTCCGATGCTGATGCCGCTCTGGCCTGCGACCTTGCCTCCGCCGGGCTTGCCTGCGGGGCTGCGATCCCACGCGTCCTCGACGCCCTTGCCTCGGCCAGCACGTGCGAGGCCCTCTCCTGGACGGCTCGAGCATTGCGGTTGGGAGCAGCGTGGGACGAGGCGTGGGAAGAGACCCCGGTGTGGACACATCCGCTGCGCGATGCCCTCGAATCCTCGTGGACCAGTGGTAGCGCGCCGGAGACGATGCTCGCGCGTAGCGCCTCATGGGAGCGGCGAACCCGCCTGACCGAGGCAAAAACACGCGCAGAGGAACTCGGCGTCCGACTCGTCGGCCCACTCGGGGTGTGCTTCCTCCCCGCTTTCCTCGCGCTTGGAATCGTGCCCCTCCTCGCCTCCCTCAGCGGAGGCATCGACATGTAG
- a CDS encoding DUF4244 domain-containing protein — protein sequence MMIIDRIEAAATRAQLAAMSAAQDAAHHLTASRDRDTSPEPADPEEGATTVEYAIGTIAAAGFAGLLIVILKSDAVRAALESIIQEALNTR from the coding sequence ATGATGATTATCGACAGGATCGAGGCTGCGGCCACGCGCGCGCAGCTCGCCGCGATGAGCGCCGCGCAGGATGCGGCACATCACCTCACGGCGAGTAGGGATAGAGATACCTCCCCTGAGCCGGCCGACCCGGAAGAGGGGGCCACGACGGTTGAGTACGCGATCGGGACGATCGCAGCCGCGGGATTTGCCGGGCTCCTCATCGTGATTCTCAAATCGGACGCGGTGCGGGCAGCCCTGGAATCCATCATCCAGGAGGCGCTGAACACCCGATGA
- a CDS encoding pilus assembly protein TadE gives MTAHDHGYVTVEHAIGFLAVTAVIGVVVAAAQAGLTGASLCQAVREGARAASIGHVDPQAAASAAYAPGSYSVTRSDGWVTVSGSAPYRGAAGWVGGIARCTVTTIDEGYLP, from the coding sequence ATGACAGCTCACGACCACGGCTACGTCACCGTCGAGCACGCCATTGGCTTCCTCGCCGTCACGGCCGTCATCGGCGTCGTCGTCGCAGCGGCCCAAGCTGGGCTGACCGGTGCCTCCCTGTGCCAAGCGGTGCGCGAGGGCGCTCGAGCAGCATCGATCGGGCACGTTGATCCTCAGGCCGCGGCGTCGGCAGCCTACGCGCCGGGTTCCTACTCAGTCACGCGCTCGGATGGGTGGGTGACGGTGAGTGGGAGCGCACCCTACCGAGGTGCAGCCGGTTGGGTCGGCGGTATCGCCCGCTGCACGGTAACGACGATCGACGAGGGGTACCTGCCGTGA
- a CDS encoding Rv3654c family TadE-like protein, with amino-acid sequence MTSGPADGKITSSGDALKRASEPRALEGEAGSGTVNSVGLIALAILVALIIAGVGAAHRASVRLQAVADLAALAGAEHSMTAPWEEVGGRPCQAASSVVAANGEELLSCEVRGSDCLVVISRTVRVAGIPMTMRARARGGPGE; translated from the coding sequence GTGACCAGTGGACCAGCCGATGGAAAGATAACTAGTTCTGGGGATGCCCTCAAGCGGGCCAGTGAGCCTCGCGCGCTCGAGGGTGAGGCCGGGTCGGGGACCGTCAACTCCGTGGGCTTGATTGCCCTCGCTATTCTTGTCGCGCTCATCATCGCGGGCGTGGGCGCTGCCCACCGCGCGTCGGTGAGACTGCAGGCGGTCGCTGACCTGGCTGCATTGGCAGGAGCGGAACACTCCATGACAGCTCCATGGGAGGAGGTCGGTGGGCGCCCCTGTCAGGCAGCATCATCCGTCGTCGCGGCGAATGGTGAAGAGCTGTTGTCCTGTGAGGTGAGGGGCAGTGATTGTCTCGTGGTCATCTCGCGGACCGTCAGAGTTGCCGGAATACCAATGACAATGAGAGCCCGCGCGCGCGGGGGACCGGGAGAATGA
- a CDS encoding DEAD/DEAH box helicase, whose product MSAGDDRLLGHMTLPGRTGRIAQWPSWVSPAVVDAWARRGIERPWIHQRDALDALHEGHDVVLATGTGSGKSLAAWTPILSDLVEAEDSSRISAIHRRPTALYLAPTKALAADQLASLVSLLGRDTPTVRAQGSTNAEGGPGLVDERLHRVRATTVDGDTPREAKEWARASADLVLSNPDFLHYVMLPSHQRWSRFLASLRLIVIDEAHHWRGVTGSHIALVVRRLLRVAHHLGADPRVVMLSATVRDAATVGSALTGRDAVAITEDGSPAGTHELVLWQGAIMADESEVDISSFLAALDAPPGTATLKVPIVRRSAGVEAANLATAFVEEGARLLAFVRSRAGAEAVAAQVRDRLSARGSPNAGRVGAYRGGYLPEERRALEEAIRTGGVRALATTSALEMGLDISGLDATITVGWPGTRASLRQQIGRAGRAGAPGTSVLIASDNPLDTYLVRHPEHILGEVEASVIDPSNPWVLAPHIAAAAAEIPITPSDITYFGPGLRGVTERLVADGYLKRRPTGYFWDATRSERPSDLTDLRGGAGDVQIVEAASGTVVGTIDQASADAHVFPGAIYIHQGRTFHVLSLSSLTTPTAPATQGWPRTLLPEAPGGIRGPDHLGREEREGAQASSIIVPPARADDARVALVEEVRTALRTRATTHTSVEVCAIEETYVCGDGTVAWHHGPTNVSTRVTDYDLLRLPGLEFIRNTELFLPTHTLPTKSTWFTLTSVALATMGVDAAELAGTLHATEHAMIGILPIVATCDRWDLGGLSTELHDDTGAPTVFIHDAFRGGAGHVLAGFASARSWVSATLEAVSSCDCETGCPRCVQSPKCGNGNEPLSKQGAITLLTYLQERAPGA is encoded by the coding sequence TTGAGCGCCGGGGATGACCGGCTGCTCGGCCACATGACGCTTCCCGGGCGAACGGGGCGGATCGCGCAGTGGCCGTCATGGGTCTCGCCCGCGGTCGTGGACGCGTGGGCGCGCCGCGGCATTGAGCGCCCGTGGATTCATCAGCGCGACGCCTTGGACGCGCTCCACGAGGGCCACGACGTTGTGTTGGCAACGGGCACGGGGTCGGGCAAGTCGCTGGCCGCATGGACACCAATTCTCTCCGACCTGGTCGAAGCCGAGGATTCGTCGCGAATTTCAGCTATACATCGCCGCCCGACGGCCCTGTACCTGGCTCCGACAAAGGCGTTGGCGGCTGACCAGCTGGCCTCGCTCGTGTCACTGCTCGGGCGGGACACGCCGACCGTCCGCGCGCAGGGCAGCACGAACGCGGAAGGTGGCCCCGGCCTCGTCGATGAGCGGCTGCACCGCGTGCGCGCAACGACCGTGGACGGGGACACACCTCGCGAGGCGAAGGAGTGGGCACGCGCGAGCGCGGACCTGGTGCTGTCGAACCCTGACTTCCTGCACTACGTGATGCTGCCCTCGCACCAGCGGTGGTCGCGTTTCCTGGCGTCGCTGCGCCTCATCGTCATCGACGAGGCGCATCATTGGCGGGGCGTGACCGGCTCGCACATTGCGCTGGTCGTGCGTCGTCTGCTGCGGGTCGCTCACCACCTGGGCGCCGACCCACGGGTCGTCATGCTGAGCGCGACGGTGCGCGACGCGGCGACTGTGGGCAGCGCGCTGACCGGGCGCGACGCGGTGGCCATCACCGAGGACGGCTCGCCGGCGGGCACCCACGAGCTGGTCCTGTGGCAGGGCGCAATCATGGCCGACGAGTCCGAAGTCGACATCTCTTCCTTCCTGGCAGCGCTCGACGCGCCACCGGGCACGGCCACACTCAAGGTCCCGATCGTGCGGCGCAGCGCCGGGGTCGAGGCTGCCAACCTGGCTACCGCCTTTGTCGAGGAGGGCGCGCGGCTGCTCGCCTTCGTGCGTTCGCGCGCGGGAGCCGAGGCCGTAGCCGCGCAAGTGCGCGACCGGCTCTCCGCCCGTGGTTCCCCGAACGCGGGTCGGGTGGGCGCGTATCGAGGCGGCTATCTGCCCGAGGAGCGTCGCGCGCTCGAGGAGGCGATCCGCACGGGAGGGGTGCGGGCGCTCGCCACGACGTCGGCGCTCGAGATGGGCCTGGACATCTCTGGGCTGGACGCGACGATCACGGTCGGCTGGCCCGGCACGCGCGCGTCCCTGCGTCAGCAGATCGGCCGCGCCGGGCGCGCGGGAGCTCCAGGCACGTCCGTGTTGATCGCTTCCGACAACCCTCTGGATACGTACCTGGTACGCCACCCGGAACACATTCTGGGCGAGGTCGAGGCGTCCGTCATCGACCCCTCCAACCCGTGGGTGTTGGCCCCGCACATCGCCGCCGCAGCAGCAGAGATACCGATCACGCCGTCCGATATCACCTATTTTGGTCCGGGACTGCGGGGAGTCACAGAGCGTCTCGTCGCCGACGGCTACCTCAAGCGCAGGCCCACCGGATACTTCTGGGACGCCACCCGCTCGGAGCGGCCCTCCGACCTCACCGACCTACGCGGCGGCGCGGGCGACGTCCAGATCGTCGAAGCCGCCAGCGGCACCGTCGTCGGCACCATCGATCAGGCCTCCGCCGATGCACACGTCTTCCCCGGCGCCATCTACATCCACCAGGGGCGCACCTTCCACGTCTTGAGCCTCAGCTCCCTCACCACGCCCACCGCTCCCGCCACCCAGGGGTGGCCGCGCACACTCCTGCCCGAGGCACCGGGCGGCATCCGGGGACCAGACCACCTCGGGAGGGAGGAAAGGGAGGGGGCCCAGGCCTCGTCGATCATCGTCCCGCCAGCGCGGGCCGACGACGCACGCGTCGCCCTGGTCGAGGAGGTGCGCACTGCCCTGCGGACGCGCGCGACGACCCACACGAGCGTCGAGGTGTGCGCCATCGAGGAGACGTACGTGTGCGGCGATGGCACGGTTGCGTGGCATCACGGGCCGACGAACGTGTCAACGCGGGTCACCGACTACGATCTGCTTCGCCTACCGGGGCTTGAGTTCATTCGCAACACCGAGCTGTTCCTGCCCACCCACACGCTGCCCACGAAATCCACGTGGTTCACCCTCACCTCGGTGGCGCTGGCCACGATGGGGGTCGATGCCGCGGAGCTGGCGGGCACGCTGCACGCCACCGAGCACGCGATGATCGGGATCCTGCCCATCGTCGCAACCTGCGACCGCTGGGACCTGGGCGGCCTGTCGACCGAGCTGCACGACGACACGGGCGCACCCACCGTCTTTATTCATGACGCCTTCCGCGGCGGTGCCGGGCACGTGCTCGCCGGCTTCGCCAGTGCCCGGTCGTGGGTGTCCGCCACCCTCGAGGCCGTCTCCTCCTGCGACTGCGAGACCGGGTGCCCGCGCTGCGTCCAGTCCCCCAAGTGCGGCAACGGCAACGAACCCCTGTCCAAACAGGGAGCGATCACGCTGCTCACCTATTTGCAGGAGCGAGCACCGGGCGCGTGA
- a CDS encoding YbjN domain-containing protein has protein sequence MNVPYVVPEDEVTPYPADFERVVEAVRTMGYALDVIEKGHAAGAIFDEVPFLVSFDTAGRFLSIRALWESELPAESAEPALFATADNWNREKYFPTVYTSTSAEGTLGVFADFVVDTEAGLSDVQLRDAISSGISTGIAAIQYVKESASEALGLVNPGADER, from the coding sequence GTGAACGTCCCGTACGTGGTGCCCGAGGATGAGGTGACCCCCTACCCCGCGGATTTCGAGCGGGTCGTGGAGGCCGTACGCACGATGGGCTACGCGCTCGACGTGATCGAGAAGGGCCACGCAGCAGGCGCCATTTTTGACGAGGTTCCCTTCCTGGTGTCTTTCGATACTGCGGGGCGTTTCCTGTCGATTCGTGCGCTGTGGGAGTCAGAGCTGCCGGCCGAGAGCGCGGAGCCTGCACTGTTTGCGACCGCCGACAACTGGAATCGGGAGAAGTATTTCCCGACGGTGTACACGTCGACCTCTGCGGAGGGGACGCTGGGCGTGTTCGCGGATTTCGTGGTGGACACGGAAGCCGGCCTGTCGGACGTGCAGCTGCGCGACGCCATTTCGTCGGGCATTTCGACGGGTATCGCGGCGATTCAGTACGTGAAGGAGTCCGCCTCCGAGGCGCTGGGGTTGGTCAATCCGGGCGCCGATGAGCGCTGA
- a CDS encoding YbjN domain-containing protein, which yields MSASSPVSTDRIRDLLRSRDVRFGDYNEGELAYLTPNAAFFWNATNPQILQLRAQWRGIARTPEQFGELAREVAACNSTRTGPKAYVAPLEDGSQYGLIAECNVVVMSGLTQTQLDNFFETSMSMIMGFFADLEVALPGFVDWDAQGREVSL from the coding sequence GTGTCTGCATCTTCACCTGTCAGCACCGATCGCATTCGGGATTTGTTGCGTTCCCGAGACGTGCGTTTCGGCGACTACAACGAGGGCGAGCTGGCGTATCTGACGCCGAACGCCGCTTTTTTCTGGAATGCGACGAACCCCCAGATCCTGCAGCTGCGGGCTCAGTGGCGCGGGATTGCACGCACGCCGGAACAGTTCGGCGAGCTCGCTCGCGAGGTCGCGGCCTGCAATTCGACGCGCACGGGCCCCAAGGCATACGTGGCCCCACTGGAGGACGGCTCTCAGTATGGCCTCATCGCGGAGTGCAACGTCGTCGTGATGTCGGGGCTGACCCAGACTCAGCTGGACAATTTCTTCGAGACGTCCATGTCGATGATTATGGGTTTCTTCGCGGATCTTGAGGTGGCGCTACCCGGATTCGTCGATTGGGATGCCCAGGGTCGGGAGGTGTCGCTGTGA
- a CDS encoding phosphatase PAP2 family protein, whose translation MDDANAALPSDPTVDESYTKGARPVRPRNRTANSANTASRESRADSAPGTQRGTRARAQGATRPVGGNENSGPQPRRLLDDAWYRRKLSRRLGGVAACLAITVLISHLALATAPGQVLDTILMEGTMRSARRYEAFSMLITGIVSVPVMVAAGLVVALVAAARRRPTLAGRALGAVIGANVTTQILKDYILTRPHLGVTTGAGNSLPSGHTTVAVTISLALIIVAPHWFRAPSAWIGWMWTSLMGVSVMMEGWHRPADVVVATLIAGAWALALSPIERRPRHGAQAQHAMVWGSLGLIVIALLATGAAMWGFSMSAASPGSGYGFEDFLQIRPWRSRVLGVAAVAWVSAVCGLIMHEVDRLAGE comes from the coding sequence ATGGACGACGCCAATGCCGCCCTGCCCTCCGACCCGACTGTCGACGAGTCCTACACCAAAGGCGCGCGCCCAGTGCGCCCCCGCAATCGCACGGCGAATAGCGCCAACACCGCGAGCCGCGAATCCCGCGCGGACAGCGCCCCCGGCACCCAACGTGGCACCCGAGCGCGCGCCCAGGGCGCCACCCGCCCCGTCGGCGGCAATGAGAACAGCGGGCCCCAGCCTCGTCGCTTGCTCGACGACGCCTGGTATCGACGCAAACTCAGCCGACGACTCGGCGGCGTCGCCGCATGCCTCGCGATCACCGTGCTCATCAGCCACCTGGCGCTAGCGACCGCGCCCGGGCAGGTTCTCGACACCATCCTCATGGAGGGCACGATGCGCTCCGCGAGAAGGTACGAGGCCTTCTCCATGCTCATCACCGGTATCGTGTCCGTGCCCGTCATGGTCGCCGCCGGCCTCGTCGTTGCCCTTGTTGCGGCCGCGCGGCGCCGACCAACGCTGGCCGGGCGCGCCCTCGGGGCCGTCATCGGCGCGAACGTGACGACCCAGATCCTTAAGGACTACATCCTCACCCGCCCTCACCTTGGCGTGACCACGGGAGCTGGAAACTCCCTTCCCTCCGGGCACACGACCGTTGCCGTCACCATTTCCCTCGCGTTGATCATCGTCGCCCCGCATTGGTTCCGTGCCCCCTCCGCGTGGATCGGCTGGATGTGGACATCGCTGATGGGAGTCTCCGTCATGATGGAAGGGTGGCATCGGCCCGCCGACGTTGTCGTCGCTACCCTGATCGCCGGGGCGTGGGCGCTCGCTCTGTCACCCATCGAGCGGCGACCTAGGCACGGCGCCCAGGCGCAACATGCCATGGTGTGGGGGAGCCTCGGCCTGATCGTGATCGCTCTCCTGGCCACCGGTGCCGCCATGTGGGGCTTCAGCATGTCCGCCGCTTCCCCCGGGTCCGGATACGGTTTCGAGGACTTCCTGCAGATCCGCCCATGGCGATCACGCGTTCTCGGTGTCGCCGCCGTCGCGTGGGTGAGCGCCGTGTGCGGCCTCATCATGCACGAGGTCGAC